A DNA window from Castanea sativa cultivar Marrone di Chiusa Pesio chromosome 7, ASM4071231v1 contains the following coding sequences:
- the LOC142642671 gene encoding peptidyl-prolyl cis-trans isomerase FKBP17-1, chloroplastic isoform X1: protein MVMMMMMMFQLRPHIHILQYHPTTTPKSAYNNNIIISKCRRREAALSLSLSLLLFSSSSSSSSSSSAVASTSASKSSSSSELLFLDIPNSGGVKVLDLRVGSGDVPLHGNQSHDFKLKTTQNRYNYKQLMGCGHNIIATQRPTPAIPKTPLKKVAIHYYGRLAAKQGWRFDSTYDHKDENGESVPFLFVLGSGKVISGIEAAVKSMKVGGIRRVIIPPSQGYQNTSQEPIPPNFFDRQRLFTTIFNPTRLANGEGSTLGTLIFDIELVSVRHQ, encoded by the exons atggtgatgatgatgatgatgatgtttcAGCTCAGACCACATATTCATATTCTTCAATACCATCCCACCACTACTCCAAAATCAGCATATAATAACAACATCATCATCTCAAAATGTAGAAGAAGAGAAGCAGCactatctctttctctatcaCTACTACTATTCTcgtcctcctcctcctcctcttcttcttcttctgctgttGCTTCAACTTCAGcttcaaaatcatcatcatcatccgagTTATTGTTTTTGGACATCCCCAATTCAGGTGGTGTTAAGGTTTTGGACCTTCGTGTTGGTTCTGGAGATGTCCCACTCCATGGCAACCAG aGTCACGATTTTAAGTTAAAAACAACACAGAACAGATACAATTACAAGCAGTTAATGGGCTGTGGACACAACATCATAGCAACACAAAGACCAACTCCtgctattcctaaaacaccacTCAAAAAG GTTGCAATACATTACTATGGAAGGTTGGCAGCAAAGCAAGGATGGCGCTTTGATTCAACATATGATCACAAAGATGAAAATGGAGAATCAGTGccatttttgtttgttcttgggTCTGGGAAA GTGATTTCTGGGATAGAAGCAGCTGTGAAATCAATGAAAGTAGGTGGTATTCGAAGAGTCATCATCCCTCCATCCCAAGGATACCAGAACACATCACAAGAACCCATACCACCCAAT TTTTTTGACAGGCAGAGGCTATTTACTACCATTTTCAATCCAACTCGTCTTGCCAATGGAGAAGGGTCAACATTGGGAACTCTCATTTTTGATATTGAGTTGGTCAGTGTCAGGCATCAGTAA
- the LOC142644642 gene encoding germin-like protein subfamily 1 member 10, whose translation MTNLFTCLLAVALLALASSLASAHDPSSLQDFCVAVNNSNSAVFVNGKFCKDPKLTTADDFFLPGLDVPRSTSNQVGSNVTLINVDIFPSLNTLGIALARVDYAPYGLNPPHIHPRATEIQTVIEGTLLVGFVTSNPDNRFITKVLNKGDVFVFPMGLIHFQFNIGETNALAFSSLSSQNPGVITIANATFGSNPPINLDVLAKAFQLDKSVVNYLQQKF comes from the exons ATGACGAACCTTTTTACTTGCCTTCTAGCTGTGGCCCTATTGGCTTTGGCATCCTCTCTTGCCTCTGCTCATGACCCTAGTTCTTTGCAGGACTTTTGTGTTGCAGTCAATAATTCCAACTCTGCTG TATTTGTGAATGGAAAGTTTTGCAAGGATCCGAAGCTTACTACAGCCGATGACTTTTTCTTACCTGGGCTTGACGTTCCCAGAAGCACCTCAAATCAAGTTGGGTCAAATGTAACTCTTATAAATGTGGACATATTTCCTAGCCTCAACACTTTAGGGATAGCCTTGGCTCGTGTTGACTATGCACCATATGGCCTAAATCCTCCTCACATTCACCCTCGTGCAACTGAGATTCAAACAGTCATAGAGGGTACTCTTTTAGTTGGCTTTGTTACATCCAATCCAGATAACCGATTTATCACCAAAGTTCTAAACAAGGGAGATGTCTTTGTATTTCCAATGGGTCTCATTCACTTCCAGTTCAATATAGGAGAGACCAATGCCCTTGCATTCTCTAGTCTCAGTAGCCAAAATCCTGGGGTTATCACCATAGCAAATGCAACCTTTGGATCTAATCCTCCTATCAATCTTGATGTTCTTGCTAAGGCATTCCAACTCGACAAAAGTGTGGTTAATTATCTTCAACAAAAATTCTAG
- the LOC142642671 gene encoding peptidyl-prolyl cis-trans isomerase FKBP17-1, chloroplastic isoform X3, whose product MVMMMMMMFQLRPHIHILQYHPTTTPKSAYNNNIIISKCRRREAALSLSLSLLLFSSSSSSSSSSSAVASTSASKSSSSSELLFLDIPNSGGVKVLDLRVGSGDVPLHGNQVAIHYYGRLAAKQGWRFDSTYDHKDENGESVPFLFVLGSGKVISGIEAAVKSMKVGGIRRVIIPPSQGYQNTSQEPIPPNFFDRQRLFTTIFNPTRLANGEGSTLGTLIFDIELVSVRHQ is encoded by the exons atggtgatgatgatgatgatgatgtttcAGCTCAGACCACATATTCATATTCTTCAATACCATCCCACCACTACTCCAAAATCAGCATATAATAACAACATCATCATCTCAAAATGTAGAAGAAGAGAAGCAGCactatctctttctctatcaCTACTACTATTCTcgtcctcctcctcctcctcttcttcttcttctgctgttGCTTCAACTTCAGcttcaaaatcatcatcatcatccgagTTATTGTTTTTGGACATCCCCAATTCAGGTGGTGTTAAGGTTTTGGACCTTCGTGTTGGTTCTGGAGATGTCCCACTCCATGGCAACCAG GTTGCAATACATTACTATGGAAGGTTGGCAGCAAAGCAAGGATGGCGCTTTGATTCAACATATGATCACAAAGATGAAAATGGAGAATCAGTGccatttttgtttgttcttgggTCTGGGAAA GTGATTTCTGGGATAGAAGCAGCTGTGAAATCAATGAAAGTAGGTGGTATTCGAAGAGTCATCATCCCTCCATCCCAAGGATACCAGAACACATCACAAGAACCCATACCACCCAAT TTTTTTGACAGGCAGAGGCTATTTACTACCATTTTCAATCCAACTCGTCTTGCCAATGGAGAAGGGTCAACATTGGGAACTCTCATTTTTGATATTGAGTTGGTCAGTGTCAGGCATCAGTAA
- the LOC142642671 gene encoding peptidyl-prolyl cis-trans isomerase FKBP17-1, chloroplastic isoform X2 — MVMMMMMMFQLRPHIHILQYHPTTTPKSAYNNNIIISKCRRREAALSLSLSLLLFSSSSSSSSSSSAVASTSASKSSSSSELLFLDIPNSGGVKVLDLRVGSGDVPLHGNQNRYNYKQLMGCGHNIIATQRPTPAIPKTPLKKVAIHYYGRLAAKQGWRFDSTYDHKDENGESVPFLFVLGSGKVISGIEAAVKSMKVGGIRRVIIPPSQGYQNTSQEPIPPNFFDRQRLFTTIFNPTRLANGEGSTLGTLIFDIELVSVRHQ, encoded by the exons atggtgatgatgatgatgatgatgtttcAGCTCAGACCACATATTCATATTCTTCAATACCATCCCACCACTACTCCAAAATCAGCATATAATAACAACATCATCATCTCAAAATGTAGAAGAAGAGAAGCAGCactatctctttctctatcaCTACTACTATTCTcgtcctcctcctcctcctcttcttcttcttctgctgttGCTTCAACTTCAGcttcaaaatcatcatcatcatccgagTTATTGTTTTTGGACATCCCCAATTCAGGTGGTGTTAAGGTTTTGGACCTTCGTGTTGGTTCTGGAGATGTCCCACTCCATGGCAACCAG AACAGATACAATTACAAGCAGTTAATGGGCTGTGGACACAACATCATAGCAACACAAAGACCAACTCCtgctattcctaaaacaccacTCAAAAAG GTTGCAATACATTACTATGGAAGGTTGGCAGCAAAGCAAGGATGGCGCTTTGATTCAACATATGATCACAAAGATGAAAATGGAGAATCAGTGccatttttgtttgttcttgggTCTGGGAAA GTGATTTCTGGGATAGAAGCAGCTGTGAAATCAATGAAAGTAGGTGGTATTCGAAGAGTCATCATCCCTCCATCCCAAGGATACCAGAACACATCACAAGAACCCATACCACCCAAT TTTTTTGACAGGCAGAGGCTATTTACTACCATTTTCAATCCAACTCGTCTTGCCAATGGAGAAGGGTCAACATTGGGAACTCTCATTTTTGATATTGAGTTGGTCAGTGTCAGGCATCAGTAA